From Camelina sativa cultivar DH55 chromosome 7, Cs, whole genome shotgun sequence, one genomic window encodes:
- the LOC104703760 gene encoding transmembrane protein 87A-like: protein MCDRPLGFLAIWVLLLGSLIGAANSSIHEYKNEKFTVKFNAHFFHGGSEGLYASKFQDLNASSPDDDKPFKGKSFIRFDDVTFVRTKESASKQNAMQSTAGLVEAIILEVKDRDRIGGAFLKSDAICCTPDLADTGSCSLGEVIINRSSNDLEWPRQIKTFFKGNKTEVNMSPETVFINKTGMYYLYFMICDPELDGTKIRGRTVWKNPDGYLPGKVAPLMKVFGFMSLAYLLLGLVWFVRFVQFWKDIIQLHYHITLVIALGMCEMAVRYFEYANFNSTGMRPMDVTLWAVTFSSIKKTLSRLLLLVVSMGYGVVKPTLGGITSRVLLLGVIYFVATEALELVEHLGNINDFSGKTMIFLVIPVALLDACFILWIFSSLARTLEKLQIKRNMAKLELYRNFTNALAIAVLLSIAWIGFELYFNGTDPLIELWRMAWIIPAFWNLLSYGLLVVICILWAPSNNPTRYSYLAEAGDEFEEEGVSLTGSGVKSTEDVERNELLFGLPDDVEEGKRE, encoded by the exons ATGTGCGATCGTCCGTTAGGGTTTTTGGCGATTTGGGTTTTGCTCCTCGGAAGCTTGATCGGAGCTGCGAATAGCTCCATTCACGAGTACAAGAACGAAAAATTCACTGTAAAATTCAATGCCCACTTCTTCCATGGCGGTAGCGAAGGTCTCTACGCTTCCAAATTTCAAGATCTAAATGCTTCTTCTCCTGATGATGATAAGCCTTTTAAAGGCAAGTCCTTTATTAG gtttgatGATGTAACCTTTGTGAGGACAAAGGAATCTGCTAGTAAACAGAACGCAATGCAGTCAACAGCTGGGTTGGTTGAAGCTATAATACTTGAGGTGAAAGACCGTGATAGGATTGGGGGAGCTTTTCTCAAATCCGATGCAATTTGTTGCACGCCAGATCTTGCTGATACTGGATCTTGTAGTCTAGGGGAAGTTATTATCAACAGAAGTTCTAATGATCTTGAGTGGCCAAGACAGATCAAGACCTTTTTTAAAGGGAATAAGACAGAAGTTAATATGTCCCCTGAGACTGTTTTTATCAATAAGACTGGGATGTACTATCTTTATTTCATGATATGTGATCCGGAGTTGGATGGCACTAAAATCAGAGGAAGAACAGTTTGGAAGAACCCTGATGGTTATTTACCGGGAAAGGTAGCTCCTTTGATGAAAGTTTTTGGCTTCATGTCGTTAGCTTATCTTTTGCTTGGCCTAGTTTGGTTTGTGCGGTTTGTTCAGTTTTGGAAGGATATAATTCAGTTGCATTATCATATCACTTTGGTTATTGCTCTTGGCATGTGTGAAATGGCTGTTCGATACTTTGAATATGCTAATTTCAACTCTACTGGGATGAGGCCTATGGACGTTACCCTGTGGGCGGTGACCTTTTCGTCCATCAAAAAGACGCTTTCTAGGCTTCTGCTTCTGGTTGTCTCTATGGGTTATGGGGTAGTTAAGCCTACCCTTGGTGGCATAACCTCGAGGGTGCTTCTTCTTGGAGTCATATATTTTGTCGCAACAGAGGCTCTTGAGTTGGTTGAGCATTTGGGAAACATCAATGACTTTTCAGGAAAGACCATGATATTTTTGGTGATTCCTGTGGCATTACTGGATGCTTGCTTTATTCTGTGGATTTTCTCATCGCTGGCAAGAACACTTGAGAAACTTCAG ATTAAGAGAAACATGGCCAAGCTTGAGCTTTATAGGAACTTCACCAATGCACTTGCTATCGCTGTTCTGCTGTCTATTGCTTGGATTGGTTTCGAG CTATACTTCAATGGAACTGACCCTCTAATCGAACTCTGGCGAATGGCGTGGATCATTCCAGCTTTTTGGAACTTACTCTCTTATGGTCTGTTAGTTGTCATATGCATCCTTTGGGCTCCATCCAATAATCCTACAAG GTACTCATACTTAGCGGAAGCAGGGGACGAGTTTGAAGAGGAAGGTGTCTCATTGACGGGTAGTGGAGTGAAGAGTACAGAAGATGTTGAAAGGAATGAACTTCTATTTGGGCTTCCAGATGATGTTGAAGAGGGAAAACGCGAGTAA